A genomic window from Massilia sp. METH4 includes:
- a CDS encoding RidA family protein: MLERVITQPDNYEPYLLSQAIRFGNLLFVSGQAGAGDDGKIVAGGFRAQGEQAFANLRRVLEAGGSSLKDVIKVTIFVTDMGHFQDVVELRREFFSAPYPADTIAEVRALYDPAAMIEIEAIAAVRTKS, from the coding sequence ATGCTAGAACGCGTCATTACCCAGCCCGACAACTACGAACCTTATCTGCTGTCGCAGGCGATCCGATTCGGCAACCTGCTGTTCGTATCCGGCCAGGCCGGTGCCGGCGACGATGGAAAGATCGTGGCAGGCGGCTTCCGCGCGCAAGGCGAGCAGGCGTTCGCGAACCTGCGCCGGGTCCTGGAGGCGGGCGGCTCCAGCCTGAAGGACGTCATCAAGGTCACGATCTTCGTGACCGACATGGGGCACTTCCAGGACGTGGTCGAACTGCGGCGGGAGTTCTTCAGCGCGCCCTACCCGGCCGATACGATCGCCGAAGTCAGGGCGCTGTACGACCCGGCGGCGATGATCGAGATCGAGGCGATCGCCGCGGTGCGGACGAAGAGTTGA
- a CDS encoding LysR substrate-binding domain-containing protein, with protein MRRLPPLSALRAFEAAARHGSFKEAASELSVTPTAVSHQVRALEEYTGLPLFERQVRKVVLTDAGKSLYPVLRDGFNTFELALQRLARAPARQRVTISTTSAFMAYWLAPRAAGFGALHPEIDLEFHASDQTVELGNGGADLAIRYGRGRYPGMVAEPLFTDRFAPVAAPELGVATPADLERMPLVDFKWERQHPLNPTWENWFTAAGLAWQSALRQLRFSDEAHAIGAVLAGQGVGLLSLDLVAAEIAAGRLVQPFGPALPGHTYHLVRSAGHAPAPHVEAALGWLRTEAGTVR; from the coding sequence ATGCGCCGGCTTCCCCCTCTCTCCGCACTGCGCGCTTTCGAAGCGGCGGCACGGCATGGCAGCTTCAAGGAAGCGGCCAGCGAGCTGTCGGTCACGCCAACCGCCGTCAGCCACCAGGTGCGCGCCCTCGAGGAATACACTGGCTTGCCGCTCTTCGAGCGGCAGGTGCGCAAGGTCGTGCTGACCGACGCCGGCAAGTCGCTATATCCGGTGCTGCGCGATGGGTTCAATACGTTCGAGCTGGCATTGCAGCGCCTTGCCCGGGCGCCGGCGCGGCAGCGCGTCACCATCTCGACCACCAGCGCCTTCATGGCTTACTGGCTGGCGCCGCGGGCGGCGGGCTTCGGCGCCCTGCACCCGGAGATCGACCTGGAATTTCATGCATCCGACCAAACCGTCGAGCTGGGCAATGGCGGTGCCGACCTGGCGATACGTTATGGGCGTGGGCGGTATCCCGGCATGGTGGCCGAGCCGCTGTTCACGGATCGCTTCGCGCCGGTTGCCGCGCCTGAGCTGGGCGTGGCCACGCCTGCCGACCTGGAACGGATGCCGTTGGTCGACTTCAAGTGGGAACGGCAGCATCCGCTCAACCCAACCTGGGAAAACTGGTTTACCGCCGCCGGGCTGGCATGGCAATCGGCGCTCCGGCAGCTGCGTTTTTCGGACGAAGCCCATGCGATCGGCGCCGTGCTGGCCGGGCAGGGCGTAGGCTTGCTGAGCCTCGACCTCGTGGCGGCCGAGATCGCGGCAGGGCGGCTCGTCCAACCGTTCGGGCCGGCGCTTCCCGGCCATACCTATCACCTCGTGCGCAGTGCCGGGCATGCGCCGGCGCCGCATGTGGAGGCGGCGCTCGGCTGGCTGCGCACCGAGGCCGGGACTGTCCGTTGA
- a CDS encoding LysE family translocator — MNTLIPFLPLMMFAFVSSITPGPNNIMLTSSGIWFGFRRSIPHMLGITIGFGVLLAICAAGIGALVMAVPAAQFALRVAGSGYLLYLAWQLRDMRFDGPAEQVRRPMGFFAAAVFQFANPKAWVMAITGSSAFLPQGMPVPLAILLFCLIFCAVNLPCISVWTGAGALLRRYLSQPLWRKVFCWTMVALTVYSALAMWM; from the coding sequence ATGAACACCCTGATCCCCTTCCTGCCATTGATGATGTTCGCCTTCGTGTCCTCGATCACGCCCGGGCCGAACAACATCATGCTCACCTCTTCGGGCATCTGGTTCGGCTTTCGCCGCTCGATCCCGCACATGCTGGGCATTACGATCGGCTTCGGCGTGCTGTTGGCCATCTGCGCGGCCGGCATCGGCGCCCTCGTGATGGCGGTGCCGGCGGCGCAGTTCGCGCTCAGGGTGGCGGGCTCCGGCTACCTGCTCTACCTCGCCTGGCAACTGCGCGACATGCGCTTCGATGGCCCGGCCGAACAGGTCCGCCGGCCCATGGGCTTCTTCGCGGCGGCCGTCTTCCAGTTCGCCAATCCGAAAGCGTGGGTGATGGCGATCACCGGCAGCTCGGCCTTCCTGCCGCAGGGCATGCCGGTGCCGCTGGCGATCTTGCTGTTCTGCCTGATCTTCTGCGCGGTGAACCTGCCCTGCATCTCGGTGTGGACCGGGGCGGGTGCCCTGCTGCGGCGCTACCTGTCGCAGCCGCTGTGGCGCAAGGTGTTCTGCTGGACGATGGTGGCGTTGACGGTGTATTCGGCACTGGCGATGTGGATGTAG
- a CDS encoding PaaI family thioesterase: MDEIQQKLERFNSRANGTLPDHMNIRFTQAAEGELSAEIEIQKHHLAPNGFLHAGTVVTLADTACGYGCFVNLPEGAENFTTIELKSNHLGTAREGTIAVTARAVHMGKTTQVWDATVSNKATGKTIALFRCTQMVLYPK, from the coding sequence ATGGACGAGATCCAGCAAAAACTCGAACGCTTCAACAGCCGCGCCAACGGCACGCTGCCGGACCACATGAACATCCGCTTCACGCAAGCGGCGGAAGGCGAGCTGTCGGCGGAGATTGAAATCCAGAAGCACCACCTTGCGCCGAACGGCTTCCTGCATGCCGGCACGGTCGTCACGCTGGCCGACACGGCCTGCGGCTACGGCTGCTTCGTCAACCTGCCCGAGGGCGCCGAGAACTTCACCACCATCGAGCTGAAGTCGAACCACCTGGGCACGGCGCGCGAAGGCACCATCGCGGTGACCGCCCGGGCGGTCCACATGGGCAAGACCACGCAGGTGTGGGATGCCACCGTGAGCAACAAGGCGACCGGCAAGACCATCGCCCTGTTCCGCTGCACGCAGATGGTGTTGTACCCAAAATAA